In Solea senegalensis isolate Sse05_10M linkage group LG6, IFAPA_SoseM_1, whole genome shotgun sequence, one genomic interval encodes:
- the LOC122770529 gene encoding echinoderm microtubule-associated protein-like 6 isoform X2 yields the protein MSDKTAPRCQLRLEWIHGYRGHQCRNNLYYTAGKEVVYFVAGVGVVYNTRDHTQKFYLGHNDDIISLALHPDKIQVATGQVGKDPFICVWDTYAVQTASILRDVHTHGVACLTFDSDGQRLVSVGLDAKNTVCVWDWRRGRVIATATGHSDRIFDVTWDPLQSSRLVSCGVKHIKFWTLCGNALTPKRGIFGKTGDLQTILCVAAAKDELTYSGALNGDVYVWRGITLVRTVQAAHGAGIFSMHACEEGFATGGRDGCIRLWDVDFKPITKIDLREAEQGYKGLSIRSVCWKADRILAGTQDSEIFEVMVRDRDKPVLLMQGHSEGELWALDLHPKQPVAVTGSDDRSVRLWSLPDHTLLARCNMEESVRSVSFNNDGSQLALGMKDGSFTVLRVRDMTEVVHIKDRKEVIHELKFSPDGSFLAVGSNDGLVDVYAVAQRYKKVGECSRSTSFITHLDWSVDSRFLQTNDGAGERLFYRMPAGKLVPKDEAKGIHWMTWTGVVGAEVNGIWPKYSNMTNVNSVDANYSSTVLVSGDELGFVKLFRFPCLKKGAKFKKYIGHSAHVTNVRWSNDLQWVVSTGGADHAVFQWRFLPEGVMNGVLEPLLQEGYADSNSGESDSDVSDVPELDSDIEQEAQMTYERQVYKEDLPQLRKKLIGSLKRQKAPEEGLRLQFVHGYRGFDCRNNLFYTQTGEVVYHVAAVVIVYNRLQHSQRFYLGHDDDILSLAVHPLKDYVASAQVGRDPAVHVWDIQTLKCLSLLKGHHSRGVCALDFTADGKSLISVGIDEFHSIVIWDWKKGERLAKARGHKDKILVVRSNPFRMDKLVSVGMKHIKFWQHSGGGLTFKRGIFGNLGKQETMMSACYGRSEDLVFSGATNGDVYIWRDTTLIKTIKAHDGPVFAMCSLDKGFVTGGKDGIVELWDDMFERCLKTYAIKRAALSASSKGLLLEDNPSIRAITLGHGHILLGTKNGEILEIDKSGSMTLLVQGHMEGEVWGLAAHPLLPVCATVSDDKTLRIWELSANHRMVAVRKLKKGGRCCAFSPDGKALAVGLNDGSFLVVNADTLEDMVTFHHRRELISDIRFSQDAGKYLAVASHDSFVDIYNVLTSKRVGICKGAGSYITHIDWDSRGKLLQVNTGAKEQLFFEAPRGRKQNISVAEFEKLEWASWTSVLGPTCEGIWPTLSFVNAASLTKDHKLLATGDDFGFLKLFSFPSRGQFAKFKKYVGHSTNVTNIRWSNDDSVLLSVGGADTALMIWTREPPGHKESKAVDSEESDDDTEEDGGYDSDVAREKAVDYVTKIYSSSIRNMSGTKPHLQHKELPVDERPPVSRAAPLPDKLLKNNVTKKKKVVEELVLEHVFGYRGFDCRNNLHYLNDGADIVFHTAATVVVQNLSAGTQSFYLEHTDDILCLTVNQHPKYQNIIATGQIGDISELPGLAPSIHVWDAMTKQTLSILRCSHTKGVGYVNFSATGKLLLSVGVEPEHTITVWRWQEGTKVTSKGGHAERIFVVEFRPDSDTQFVSVGIKHIKFWTLVGGSLLYKKGVIGMVEDGRMQTMLSVAFGANNLTFTGAINGDVYVWREHFLVRVVAKAHSGPVCTMYTTLRDGLIVTGGKERPTKEGGAVKLWDQEMKRCRAFQLETGQPVENVRSVCRGKGKILVGTKDGEIIEVGEKNAASNTMINGHTQGGIWGLATHPFKDVFISASDDGTIRIWDLADKKLLNKVNLGHPAKCASYSPNGEMVSIGTENGEFIVLLVNSLTVWGKKRDRSVSIQDIRFSSDNRFLAVGSVESAVDFYDLTLGPSLNRIGYCKDIPGFVLQVDFSADSRHIQVSTSSYARQVHEVPSGKIVTEQPLIERITWATWTSILGDEVVGVWPRNAEKADVNCACVSHAGISLVTGDDFGLIKLFDFPCSEKFAKHKRYFGHSAHVTNVRFSCDDKFVVSAGGSDCSLFVWKCQ from the exons ATGTCGGATAAGACGGCGCCACGCTGTCAGCTGAGGCTGGAGTGGATTCATGGCTACAGAGGTCACCAGTGTCGCAACAACCTCTACTACACCGCCGGGAAGGAGGTGGTGTACTTTGTGGCTGGGGTGGGCGTGGTCTACAACACCCGAGACCACACCCAGAAGTTCTACCTGGGACACaacgatgacatcatcag TTTGGCACTTCATCCCGATAAGATCCAGGTGGCGACGGGTCAGGTGGGGAAGGACCCGTTCATCTGTGTGTGGGACACGTATGCCGTGCAGACGGCGTCCATCCTGCGGGACGTCCACACGCACGGTGTCGCCTGCCTCACCTTCGACTCTGATGGACAG CGTCTGGTTTCTGTCGGTTTGGACgcaaaaaacacagtgtgtgtttgggacTGGAGGAGAGGACGAGTCATCGCCACGGCAACCGGACACTCAGACAGA ATATTTGACGTGACCTGGGATCCGCTCCAGTCGAGTCGTCTCGTCAGCTGCGGGGTCAAACACATCAAG TTCTGGACTCTCTGTGGAAACGCTTTGACTCCTAAACGAGGGATTTTTGGGAAGACGGGCGACCTGCAGACCATCCTGTGCGTCGCTGCCGCCAAAGACGAGCTGACGTATTCTGGAGCGTTGAACGGAGACGTTTACGTGTGGAGAGGAATAACGCTGGTCAGGACCGTCCAGGCAGCACATGGA GCCGGGATCTTCAGCATGCACGCCTGTGAGGAAGGATTTGCCACTGGAGGGCGCGACGGCTGCATCCGACTGTGGGACGTCGACTTCAAACCCATCACAAAGATCGACCTGAGAGAAGCTGAGCAGGGATACAAAG GTCTTTCTATCCGCAGTGTTTGCTGGAAGGCCGACCGGATCCTGGCAGGAACTCAGGACAGCGAGATCTTTGAGGTGATGGTCCGAGATCGTGACAAACCAGTTTTGCTGATGCAGGGTCACAGTGAGGGCGAGCTGTGGGCACTTGACCTGCATCCCAAACAGCCGGTCGCCGTCACTGGGAGCGACGACCGCTCTGTCAG GTTGTGGAGTCTTCCGGATCACACCCTGCTGGCTCGATGTAACATGGAGGAATCTGTCCGAAGTGTTTCCTTCAACAATGACGGTTCTCAGCTCGCACTGGGTATGAAGGACGGATCCTTCACTGTGCTGCGTGTCAG GGACATGACCGAGGTCGTCCACATCAAGGACAGGAAGGAGGTGATCCACGAGCTCAAGTTCTCTCCAGACGGCTCCTTCCTGGCTGTGGGATCAAACGATGGCCTGGTGGATGTTTATGCCGTTGCCCAGCGCTACAAGAAAGTGGGCGAGTGTAGCCGCTCCACCTCCTTCATCACTCACCTGGACTGGTCAGTCGACAGTCGCTTCCTGCAGACCAATGATGGCGCTGGAGAGCGGCTCTTCTACAGGATGCCGG CTGGGAAACTGGTTCCTAAAGACGAAGCGAAGGGGATTCACTGGATGACGTGGACGGGCGTTGTTGGAGCCGAGGTGAACGGCATCTGGCCCAAGTACTCCAACATGACCAACGTGAACTCTGTCGATGCTAACTACAGCAGCACCGTGTTGGTGAGCGGAGACGAGCTCGGCTTCGTCAAACTCTTCCGGTTTCCCTGCCTGAAAAAAG GAGCCAAATTCAAGAAGTACATCGGTCACTCGGCCCATGTCACCAATGTCCGCTGGTCCAATGACCTGCAGTGGGTGGTCAGCACTGGCGGAGCCGACCATGCGGTCTTTCAGTGGAGATTCCTGCCTGAAGGTGTCATGAATGGCGTGTTGGAGCCCCTCCTCCAAG AAGGTTATGCCGACTCCAACAGTGGAGAGTCGGACTCTGACGTGTCGGACGTCCCAGAGCTGGACTCGGACATCGAACAGGAAGCTCAGATGACCTACGAACGTCAG gTTTATAAGGAGGACTTGCCTCAGCTCAGGAAGAAGTTGATTGGTTCTCTGAAGCGGCAGAAAGCTCCGGAGGAGGGGCTTCGCCTGCAGTTCGTTCACGG GTATCGCGGCTTCGACTGTCGTAACAACCTGTTCTACACTCAGACGGGCGAGGTCGTGTACCACGTTGCCGCCGTCGTCATCGTCTACAACCGACTGCAGCACAGTCAGAGGTTCTACCTCGGTCACGACGACGACATCCTCAGCCTTGCCGTCCACCCGCTCAAAGACTACGTGGCCTCCGCTCAG GTGGGCAGAGACCCAGCTGTCCATGTGTGGGACATCCAGACTCTGaagtgtctgtctctgctgaagGGACACCACAGCAGGGGAGTTTGTGCTCTGGACTTCACAG ccgACGGGAAAAGTTTGATTTCAGTTGGAATCGACGAGTTTCACTCCATCGTGATCTGGGACTGGAAGAAAGGAGAGAGACTGGCCAAGGCCAG GGGGCACAAAGACAAGATCTTGGTGGTGAGGAGTAATCCATTCAGGATGGACAAACTGGTCTCTGTGGGCATGAAACACATCAAGTTCTGGCAACATTCAG GGGGCGGTCTGACATTCAAACGCGGGATATTCGGGAATCTTGGGAAACAGGAGACCATGATGTCGGCGTGTTACGGTCGATCTGAGGACCTCGTTTTCTCTGGAGCCACAAACGGAGACGTTTACATTTGGAGAGACACAACGCTCATCAAGACCATCAAAGCCCACGACGGCCCCGTGTTCGCCATGTGCTCCCTCGACAAG GGTTTTGTGACCGGGGGGAAGGACGGTATCGTGGAACTGTGGGACGACATGTTTGAGCGATGTTTGAAAACCTACGCCATCAAGAGGGCAGCGCTGTCTGCGTCATCTAAAG GTCTGCTGCTGGAGGACAACCCATCCATCAGAGCCATCACTCTGGGACACGGCCACATCCTGCTGGGGACAAAGAATGGAGAAATCCTGGAGATCGACAAGAGTGGATCCATGACCCTGCTGGTCCAG GGTCATATGGAAGGTGAGGTTTGGGGGTTGGCTGCTCATCCTCTACTTCCTGTCTGCGCCACAGTCAGCGACGATAAAACTCTGAGGATCTGGGAACTCTCAGCAAATCACCGCATGGTTGCCGTTCGCAAACTCAAGAAAG GTGGGAGGTGCTGTGCCTTCTCTCCTGACGGTAAAGCGCTGGCAGTCGGTCTGAACGACGGCAGCTTCCTGGTTGTGAACGCGGACACTCTCGAGGACATGGTCACCTTCCATCACCGCAGAGAGCTCATTTCCGACATCCGATTCTCCCAAG ATGCAGGGAAATACTTGGCCGTGGCGTCCCATGATTCCTTCGTGGACATTTATAACGTCCTGACCAGTAAGAGAGTTGGCATCTGTAAAGGCGCCGGCAGCTACATCACCCACATCGACTGGGACTCGAGAG GTAAACTTCTGCAGGTGAACACCGGAGCTAAAGAGCAACTGTTCTTTGAGGCACCGCGAGGACGTAAACAGAACATCAGTGTGGCCGAG tttgaaaagCTGGAGTGGGCGAGCTGGACCTCAGTTCTGGGTCCAACCTGTGAGGGAATATGGCCAACACTAAGCTTCGTCAATGCTGCCTCTCTCACCAAAGATCATAAACTGCTCGCCACTGGAGATGATTTCGGCTTCCTCAAACTGTTCAGCTTCCCCTCCAGA GGACAGTTTGCCAAGTTTAAGAAATACGTGGGTCACAGCACCAATGTGACGAACATCCGCTGGTCCAATGATGATTCTGTGCTGTTGTCAGTGGGCGGGGCTGACACTGCTCTGATGATCTGGACACGAGAGCCACCGGGTCACAAAGAGAGTAAAGCTGTGGACAGCGAGGAATCGGATGATGACACTGAGGAGGATGGAG GTTATGATAGCGATGTAGCCCGAGAGAAAGCAGTGGATTACGTCACCAAGATCTACTCGTCCAGCATCAGGAACATGTCAGGAACCAAACCTCACCTGCAGCACAAAGAACTCCCTGTGGATGAGAG GCCTCCGGTGAGTCGAGCTGCGCCGCTGCCAGACAAACTTCTGAAGAACAACgtcaccaagaagaagaaagtggtgGAG gaaCTGGTCCTGGAGCATGTTTTCGGCTACAGGGGATTCGACTGTCGCAACAACCTGCATTACCTCAATGACGGTGCTGACATCGTCTTCCACACCGCCGCCACAGTGGTCGTTCAGAACCTGTCTGCCG GAACTCAGAGTTTCTACTTGGAACATACAGACGACATCCTCTGTCTGACTGTCAATCAACACCCGAAATATCAAAACATCATTGCCACCGGACAGATCG gTGACATCAGTGAGCTGCCAG GCCTCGCCCCATCCATCCACGTGTGGGATGCCATGACAAAGCAGACGCTGTCCATCCTCCGCTGTTCCCACACCAAAGGTGTCGGTTACGTGAACTTCAGTGCCACGGgaaagctgctgctgtctgtgggAGTGGAACCTGAACACACCATCACTGTGTGGAGGTGGCAGGAAG GCACCAAGGTGACGAGTAAAGGCGGCCACGCTGAGCGGATCTTTGTGGTGGAGTTCAGACCAGACTCTGACActcagtttgtgtctgtgggaATCAAACACATCAAGTTCTGGACTTTGGTCGGAGGCTCGCTCCTGTATAAGAAGGGTGTGATCGGCATGGTGGAGGACGGACGCATGCAGACCATGCTCTCTGTGGCCTTTGGTGCT AACAACCTGACCTTCACTGGAGCCATAAACGGAGACGTGTACGTGTGGAGGGAGCACTTCCTGGTGCGCGTGGTGGCGAAGGCGCACAGCGGCCCGGTCTGCACCATGTACACCACGCTGAGGGACGGACTCATCGTCACAGGAGGGAAGGAGCGACC GACTAAAGAGGGCGGAGCCGTGAAGCTTTGGGACCAGGAGATGAAGCGTTGTCGAGCATTCCAGCTGGAGACGGGTCAGCCGGTGGAGAACGTCCGATCGGTCTGCAGAGGGAAG GGTAAAATCCTGGTGGGAACCAAAGACGGAGAGATCATCGAGGTCGGAGAGAAGAATGCCGCCTCCAACACCATGATCAACGGACACACTCAGGGAGGAATCTGGGGTTTGGCCACGCACCCTTTCAAAGACGTCTTCATCTCAGCCAGTGACGACGGAACCATCAGAATATGGGATCTGGCCGACAAG AAACTCCTGAACAAAGTGAATCTGGGTCATCCTGCCAAGTGCGCCTCCTACAGCCCTAACGGAGAAATGGTTTCTATTGGCACAGAGAACGGAGAGTTCATCGTCCTGCTCGTCAACTCGCTCACCGTGTGGGGCAAGAAGAGAGACCGCAGCGTCTCCATCCAGGACATCAG GTTCAGTTCAGATAACCGGTTCCTGGCCGTGGGTTCAGTTGAGAGTGCAGTAGATTTTTATGACCTGACTTTGGGACCTTCCTTGAACCGAATCGGATACTGTAAGGACATCCCCGGCTTCGTCCTCCAGGTGGACTTCTCTGCTGACAGCAGACACATCCAG GTGTCCACCAGCTCGTACGCTCGGCAGGTTCATGAAGTTCCATCTGGGAAGATCGTAACGGAGCAGCCACTCATTGAGAGGATCACCTGGGCGACATGGACCAG CATCCTGGGCGACGAGGTTGTCGGCGTTTGGCCTCGTAACGCAGAAAAAGCCGACGTAAACTGCGCTTGTGTTTCTCATGCCGGCATCAGCCTGGTGACAGGAGACGACTTCGGACTCATCAAGCTCTTCGATTTCCCCTGTTCCGAAAAATTT GCGAAACACAAACGTTACTTTGGTCACTCTGCTCATGTGACCAACGTTCGCTTCTCCTGTGACGATAAGTTTGTGGTCAGCGCCGGCGGCAGCGACTGCAG TTTATTTGTGTGGAAGTGTCAGTGA